Proteins encoded together in one Columba livia isolate bColLiv1 breed racing homer chromosome 3, bColLiv1.pat.W.v2, whole genome shotgun sequence window:
- the LGALSL gene encoding galectin-related protein — translation MAGTVAERDAPKIEDGHLNNSLGSPVQADVYFPRLIVPFCGHIKGGMRPGKKILVMGIVDLNPESFGISLTCGESEDPPADVAIELKAVFTDRQFIRNSCVAGEWGEEQSSIPYFPFIPDQPFRVEILCEHPRFRIFVDGHQLFDFYHRIETLSAIDTIKINGDLQLTKLG, via the exons ATGGCGGGGACCGTGGCCGAGCGGGACGCGCCG AAAATAGAGGACGGGCATTTAAACAACTCCCTGGGATCCCCGGTGCAAGCAGATGTGTACTTTCCTCGCCTG ATCGTCCCCTTCTGTGGGCACATCAAAGGAGGAATGAGGCCGGGAAAGAAGATCTTAGTTATGGGCATAGTGGACCTGAACCCCGAGAG CTTTGGCATCAGTCTGACTTGCGGGGAGTCAGAAGATCCTCCTGCGGATGTAGCTATTGAACTGAAAGCTGTGTTTACAGACAGACAGTTCATCAGAAACTCTTGTGTAGCTGGAGAATGGGGGGAAGAGCAATCGTCTATTCCTTACTTTCCATTTATACCGGACCAGCCTTTTAGG gttGAGATACTTTGCGAGCATCCCCGGTTTAGAATATTTGTGGATGGACATCAGCTCTTTGATTTTTACCATCGTATTGAAACACTGTCAGCAATTGACACGATAAAGATAAATGGAGATCTTCAGCTTACAAAACTTGGCTGA